The proteins below are encoded in one region of Nilaparvata lugens isolate BPH chromosome X, ASM1435652v1, whole genome shotgun sequence:
- the LOC120354391 gene encoding uncharacterized protein LOC120354391: MSAIRFKARSWGYRWEDDNGFVYKQKKLLKSGSIYVTCVNKQCSGTCKIKSEVDSNRGKYHLIRKHLPDSACIDISNRARVEALRNVIIDRANKENTPNSIIFQEEIDKAPVELRNVLNFTTLERSMQRSHVPTNPGKVDNFEEFDIQIREWYGRFGEINNQQFFLGRFGEGTMSGT, translated from the exons ATGTCAGCAATCAGATTCAAAGCTAGGTCTTGGGGGTATCGTTGGGAAGATGACAACGGCTTTGTTTATAAGCAAAAGAAGTTGTTAAAAAGTGGATCTATTTATGTCACATGCGTGAATAAACAGTGTAGTGGTACATGCAAGATAAAAAGCGAAGTTGATTCCAACCGAGGAAAATATCACCTCATTAGGAAACATTTGCCGGACTCCGCCTGCATCGATATATCTAATAGAGCGAGAGTTGAAGCTCTTAGAAATGTCATCATTGATAGGGCGAATAAAGAGAACACACCGAACTCTATTATTTTCCAAGAAGAAATTGACAA GGCACCAGTTGAATTGAGAAACGTGTTGAACTTCACTACGCTTGAAAGATCAATGCAGAGGAGCCACGTTCCAACAAATCCTGGCAAAGTAGATAATTTCGAGGAGTTTGATATCCAAATTAGAGAGTGGTATGGCAGATTTGGAGAAATCAACAACCAACAATTTTTTCTGGGGAGATTTGGAGAAGGGA CGATGAGTGGCACCTAG